A section of the Oreochromis niloticus isolate F11D_XX linkage group LG9, O_niloticus_UMD_NMBU, whole genome shotgun sequence genome encodes:
- the rec8b gene encoding REC8 meiotic recombination protein b — protein sequence MFYYPNVLQRHSGCFSTIWLAATKGIRVTRRELLRVNVKRTCGEILDYVTAQVPPPQPSLPKPRFSLYLSSQLQYGVVVVYHRQCGFLLEEVQQTIDRLLRCKRCVPIDMAESGRNALDMPDILYMMEEAEGAQDPFFGIMESQHLPSPYKLPQTGFVIEDVGSQHSLVPSPHTTRGFRSPPAAITLTEKEHFITAAEDFEGADLPEATAREIDLLMDQADQFHKDAEEQTEESSWKGAMSSADQLEEAVLGTDRDSVWLLDEETGQPMAVPLATIALEMTPVQVAMPSPPSGASGKEGDRTTERPCDEVAAPPLRKRGGRRRRQLVFADPQVQISERVMEEQIGNPRAETLRLSDVLLDFLSVTTHATPAQLFSTPCGSLLHTDLQTLWKRQASLAVLPRQEKEKGEEEEEEEERLGLEQEREIMRAERKRRHSSMKEIPSVSRLQSTEGSSVSDMMLDMSKEDRSVSDAVTPISRWSLQEEVQQPMEPIAEERIEMPEAQTDVDSRDMLSWITFGLQRFGEVTFDSLLPPEASRSTATDTFYKLLELLSAGQVTVHQTEPYSCITISSAKLTMAA from the exons ATGTTTTACTACCCCAATGTGCTCCAGCGACATTCTGGATGTTTTTCCACAATTTG GTTAGCAGCCACTAAAGGCATCAGGGTGACCCGCAGAGAGCTTCTGAGAGTCAATGTCAAGCGGACCTG CGGGGAGATTTTGGACTATGTGACTGCACAGGTTCCTCCACCACAACCCAGCCTGCCCAAGCCTCGGTTCTCTCTGTACCTGTCCTCTCAGCTGCAGTATGGAGTGGTTGTAGTCTACCACAGGCAGTGTGGCTTCTTGCTTG aGGAGGTTCAACAAACCATAGACCGCCTGCTGCGCTGTAAAAGATGTGTAcctatagacatggctgaatcTGGCAG GAATGCTTTGGATATGCCTGACATCCTGTACATGATGGAGGAGGCAGAAGGAGCGCAGGATCCCTTCTTTGGTATCATGGAATCTCAACACCTCCCCAGCCCATACAAATTACCCCAG ACAGGGTTTGTGATAGAAGATGTTGGTTCACAGCACTCCCTAGTGCCCAGTCCCCACACCACACGAG GTTTCAGGTCACCTCCAGCTGCCATCACTCTAACTGAGAAGGAGCACTTCATCACCGCTGCTGAG GATTTCGAGGGAGCTGATCTTCCTGAAGCCACAGCCAGAGAGATCGACTTATTGATGGACCAAGCTGACCAGTTCCATAAAG ATGCAGAggagcagacagaggagagcagctGGAAAGGAGCCATGTCTTCTGCTGATCA GCTGGAGGAGGCGGTGTTGGGGACAGACCGGGACAGTGTGTGGCTGCTGGACGAGGAGACAGGTCAGCCTATGGCGGTTCCTTTGGCAACCATTGCCCTAGAGATGACCCCTGTACAAGTTGCCATGCCATCTCCACCCTCTGGGGCATCTGGGAAAGAGGGGGACAGAACGACAGAAAGGCCGTGTGATGAG GTGGCTGCTCCTCCTCTAAGGAAGCGCGGTGGAAGACGCAGGCGTCAGCTGGTCTTTGCAGACCCTCAGGTCCAGATATCTGAAAGAGTGATGGAGGAGCAGATCGGGAACCCGAGGGCCGAGACGCTCAGACTG TCAGACGTGTTGCTGGACTTCCTGTCTGTGACCACGCATGCCACTCCTGCTCAGCTCTTCAGCACCCCCTGTGGAT CGCTCCTTCACACTGACCTCCAGACGCTATGGAAACGGCAGGCCTCACTTGCTGTCCTGCCCAgacaagaaaaagagaaaggggaggaggaagaagaagaggaggagagattGGGGttagagcaagagagagagataatgagggcagagaggaagagaaggcACTCGTCCATGAAGGAG atACCCAGTGTGTCAAGACTGCAAAGCACAGAGGGCTCAT CTGTGTCAGATATGATGCTGGACATGTCCAAAGAAGATCGATCAGTAAGCGATGCCGTTACTCCCATCAGCAGATG gtCTCTGCAGGAGGAAGTCCAACAACCAATGGAGCCCATAGCAGAAGAAAGGATTGAGATGCCCGAGGCTCAGACTGACGTAGACAGCAGGGACATGCTGAG CTGGATCACCTTCGGCCTGCAGAGGTTTGGTGAAGTCACCTTTGACTCTCTGCTGCCCCCAGAGGCCAGTCGCTCCACTGCAACTGACACATTCTACAAACTGCTGG AGCTCCTGTCTGCTGGACAGGTGACCGTACATCAGACTGAGCCCTACAGCTGCATCACCATAAGCTCTGCTAAGCTCACGATGGCTGCCTGA
- the ipo4 gene encoding LOW QUALITY PROTEIN: importin-4 (The sequence of the model RefSeq protein was modified relative to this genomic sequence to represent the inferred CDS: inserted 1 base in 1 codon): MTEELEQILSQLTQPDNAIIQQATAQLKQAFKDPAIIPGLCAVMSGSQNPQIRQSAAVMLRLRVKKHWKKISPNDRESLKAVVLQAFMQETEHTVQHSLSQLCAVMVKHETPDHWPALLQLLTQSTKSGNPHDRQVGLLLLNKVIESNPEPFKPHYCQLLQLLRSVLEDHNNPTALYYCILTLTAITAFTGTEEMHLMRSILPNLIVALKCLIKADENQASEAMEVFNELMESEVSIIVPHVADIVRFFLEVGSDTNLSDSLRVKALSCVTFLIKLKSKTVLKQKLLNPILQAIFPVLTAAPAPGEQDPEDEEDNSGDGTDNESPKHCAAQIIDTMALHMPPEKLFQQLMPLTQTCLASENPYQRKGGLMCLAVLAEGCADHIRTKMLKSVLQTVCQSLSDSSEVVRSAGLFALGQFSEHLQPEVSTYCSELMPLLLGYLSSLNQAKIGHVTKAFYALENFMENLGADIEPYLPTLMETMLSALNNTDNLKIKELAVSAIGAIANAAKELLVPYFTPVIESLKGFLTTTTEEMRSLQTQSLDTLSVLARTIGKDVFSPLAAECVQLGLNLTDTIDDPDLRRCTYSLYSAVSIVSPDCLTPHLTAITTVMLYALKSSEGVTAHLEEDKTFVLLDDDDDDNEEKDTEDFLEDDKETDIHDVAGFSVENAYIDEKEDACEALGEIAFNAGVAFQPFLESSFQQVYEMRDFPHEDVRRAAFGAMGQFCRAQHKVWKENPTEANHQALLKLLDIVVPCFLETVRTEPERHVVMGVLESMNSVIKSCKEVVFKNPSRLKEISHAIRDVLKKKTPCQDSGGDEVDDEDQQAEYDAMLQEFAGEGIPLVAASVPADNFFPFLNDLLPFIMNKAKSSCTVADRSFSVGTIAEILHALMSVSGGXGVAGRLSNRLLPVLVAGAKDSDPEVRNNSVFGLGCLAQAAGPIVVSDYPMMLSVFSNLLSKESDLRVIDNLCAALCRMIMSNVDAVPLEQVLPALVARLPLKEDQEENNTVFSCLAMLYTHSPALIVTLMKPIVATSSHVLGNKEVDKESQNISVALMQKFAQNHSADFQAAVTALPAEQRDSLSAAITAS, from the exons ATGACAGAAGAGCTCGAGCAGATTCTTTCGCAGCTCACACAGCCTGATAATGCAATTATTCAGCAG GCCACAGCCCAGCTGAAACAGGCGTTCAAAGACCCAGCTATTATTCCAGGCTTGTGTGCGGTCATGAGTGGCTCCCAAAACCCTCAG ATCCGTCAgtcagctgcagtgatgctgaGGCTGAGGGTGAAGAAACACTGGAAGAAGATCAGCCCTAATGACAGAGAGAG TCTGAAGGCAGTGGTGCTGCAGGCTTTCATGCAGGAAACAGA GCACACGGTGCAGCATTCACTCTCCCAGCTGTGCGCTGTAATGGTTAAACATGAGACACCAGACCATTGGCCTGCCCTGCTCCAGCTTCTCACTCAGTCCACCAAGAGCGGCAACCCTCATGACAGACAG GTTGGTCTCCTGCTGCTGAACAAGGTGATCGAATCCAACCCTGAGCCTTTCAAGCCCCATTACtgccagctgctgcagctgcttcgTAGTGTGCTGGAAGACCACAACAACCCTACAGCCCTGTACTATTGCATCCTCACCCTCACAGCCATAACAGCATTCACTGGCACAGAAGAGATG CACCTGATGCGTTCCATCCTCCCAAATCTGATTGTTGCCCTGAAATGCCTCATCAAGGCAGATGAG AACCAAGCCAGTGAGGCCATGGAGGTGTTTAATGAGCTCATGGAGAGTGAGGTCTCCATTATCGTCCCACATGTTGCTGACATTGTCCGCTTCTTCTTGGAA GTCGGCAGCGACACCAATCTGAGTGACTCTCTGCGAGTGAAAGCACTCTCTTGCGTCACCTTCCTCATCAAGTTGAAGAGTAAG ACGGTGCTGAAGCAGAAGCTCCTGAACCCAATCCTGCAGGCCATTTTCCCTGTACTGACTGCAGCTCCAGCTCCTGGTGAGCAGGACCCAGAAGATGAAGAGGACAACAGCGGAGATGGAACAGATAATGAAAGTCCCAAACACTGTGCTGCTCAG ATTATTGACACTATGGCTCTTCATATGCCTCCAGAGAAACTGTTCCAACAACTG ATGCCCCTTACTCAGACCTGCCTTGCCAGTGAAAATCCATATCAGAGGAAGGGAGGACTCATGTGTCTTGCTGTGCTGGCTGAAGGGTGTGCAGACCACATACGCACTAA GATGTTAAAATCAGTGCTGCAAACAGTATGCCAGAGTCTTTCAGACAGCAGTGAGGTGGTGCGCAGTGCAGGCCTTTTTGCCCTTGGACAATTCTCTGAACATTTACAG CCTGAAGTGAGCACGTACTGTTCAGAATTGATGCCTTTGTTGCTGGGATACCTTTCATCGTTGAACCAGGCCAAGATTGGCCACGTCACGAAAGCGTTTTACGCCCTGGAGAACTTCATGGAGAACCTAG GAGCTGATATTGAGCCCTACCTGCCCACTCTGATGGAGACGATGCTTTCTGCTCTGAACAACACAGATAACCTCAAGATAAAAGAACTGGCGGTGTCTGCTATCGGTGCCATAG CCAATGCTGCCAAGGAGCTGCTGGTTCCCTACTTCACCCCAGTTATTGAAAGTTTGAAGGGCTTCCTGACCACCACCACAGAGGAAATGAGGTCTCTACAAACTCAGTCTTTAG ATACTCTCTCTGTTCTCGCCCGCACCATTGGCAAAGATGTCTTCAGTCCTCTTGCTGCTGAGTGTGTTCAACTGGGCCTCAACCTCACCGACACCATTGATGACCCTGACCTAAGACGCTGCAC GTACAGCCTCTATTCTGCTGTATCCATAGTCAGCCCTGACTGCCTGACTCCTCACCTCACTGCCATAACAACTGTCATGCTGTATGCCCTGAAGTCCAGTGAAGGCGTCACG gCACACCTTGAGGAGGACAAGACGTTTGTTCTGCTGGACGATGATGACGACGACAATGAGGAAAAAGATACAGAGGATTTTTTGGAAGATGACAAAGAGACCGATATCCATGATGTGGCTGG CTTCAGTGTGGAGAACGCCTACATTGACGAAAAGGAGGATGCCTGCGAGGCACTAGGAGAGATTGCCTTCAATGCTGG TGTTGCCTTCCAGCCCTTCCTGGAGTCCAGCTTCCAGCAGGTTTATGAGATGAGAGAT TTTCCCCATGAGGATGTTCGCAGGGCGGCTTTTGGAGCCATGGGGCAGTTTTGTCGAGCTCAGCACAAAGTGTGGAAGGAGAATCCCACTGAGGCCAACCACCAGG CCCTGTTGAAGTTGTTGGATATAGTGGTTCCCTGCTTTTTGGAAACGGTGCGAACAGAGCCCGAGCGTCATGTTGTGATGGGTGTCTTGGAAAGCATGAATAGTGTCATCAAGTCCTGCAAAGAGGTGGTTTTCAAAAACCCTTCACGCCTGAAGGAGATCAGCCATGCCATCCGCGATGTGCTCAAGAAAAAG ACCCCGTGTCAGGACAGTGGTGGTGATGAAGTTGATGATGAAGACCAACAG GCAGAGTATGATGCCATGCTCCAGGAGTTTGCAGGGGAGGGAATCCCCTTGGTGgctgcttctgttcctgcaGACAACTTTTTCCCTTTCCTCAATGACCTGTTGCCTTTCATCATGAACAAAGCC AAATCCTCATGCACGGTGGCAGACCGGTCCTTCTCTGTGGGCACCATTGCAGAAATCCTCCATGCTCTCATGAGTGTGTCTGGGG GGGGAGTGGCAGGCCGCCTGTCCAATCGCTTGCTTCCTGTACTGGTAGCTGGAGCGAAGGACAGTGACCCCGAGGTTCGGAACAACAGCGTGTTTGGACTGGGATGCCTGGCTCAGGCAGCTGGACCCATCGTTGTATC AGACTATCCCatgatgctgtctgtgttttccAACCTGCTGTCCAAGGAATCTGACCTCAGGGTAATTGATAACCTGTGTGCTGCCCTCTGCAGGATGATCATGAGCAATGTGGATGCTGTCCCTCTGGAACAG GTGTTGCCAGCTTTGGTGGCTCGTCTCCCACTCAAAGAGGACcaagaagaaaacaacacagtGTTCAGCTGCCTGGCTATGCTTTACACTCACAGCCCTGCTCTG ATCGTCACTTTAATGAAACCAATAGTTGCTACTTCCAGTCATGTCCTAGGCAACAAGGAAGTTGATAAAG AAAGCCAGAACATTTCAGTAGCACTAATGCAAAAGTTTGCCCAGAACCATAGTGCTGACTTCCAAGCAGCTGTGACCGCACTTCCAGCAGAGCAGAGGGACAGTCTCAGCGCAGCCATCACTGCCTCatag
- the LOC109203518 gene encoding uncharacterized protein DDB_G0290685-like has product MSRKPSKDKPKEQNCTSKKTEAPEKKEAAHELECWSQTSNRVVMEEVKCGPNFFSQKKTFYNNSQCHITMNNVGNLTLTISNGMINVRNNQFDLNNRQFPFIRNPRAITDKPRTAIDNKDCDSTQSTSENSEDKEKHEKDCDCTQSTSENSENAEEYEKDCDCTQSTSENSEDKEKHEKDCDCTQSTSENSEDKEKHEKDCDCTQSTSENSEDKEKHEKDCDCTQSTSENSENAEEYEKDCDCTQSTSENSEDKEKHEKDCDCTQSTSENSEDKEKHEKDCDCTQSTSENSEDKEKYRFSLEICLEKLVEQIVKKLGIVISPERVLAIYNRLTNKIWAEIRDDIDKIPLKKFNNFHKVMYKALCKKWKDPELILQIMELNYPTFDDKIVNIFMEEAAKLSKKPGCIRRFFSFIGRLFCCTRRQNKADVM; this is encoded by the exons ATGAGCAGGAAACCATCTAAGGATAAACCAAAAGAACAAAACTGCACTAGCAAAAAAACAGAGGCCCCAGAGAAAAAGGAGGCAGCTCATGAACTTGAATGTTGGTCGCAGACTTCCAACAGAGTTGTCATGGAAGAAGTAAAGTGTGGGCctaattttttttcacagaaaaaaacattttacaatAACTCTCAATGTCACATAACAATGAACAACGTGGGTAATTTAACACTCACTATCAGTAATGGTATGATTAATGTCAGGAATAATCAGTTTGACTTGAATAACAGGCAATTCCCTTTCATACGAAATCCGAGAGCAATAACTGACAAGCCCAGAACTGCAATAGACAATAAAGACTGTGACTC CACGCAAAGCACCTCTGAAAACTCAGAGGATAAGGAAAAACACGAGAAAGACTGTGACTGCACGCAAAGCACCTCTGAAAACTCAGAGAATGCGGAAGAATACGAGAAAGACTGTGACTGCACGCAAAGCACCTCTGAAAACTCAGAGGATAAGGAAAAACACGAGAAAGACTGTGACTGCACGCAAAGCACCTCTGAAAACTCAGAGGATAAGGAAAAACACGAGAAAGACTGTGACTGCACGCAAAGCACCTCTGAAAACTCAGAGGATAAGGAAAAACACGAGAAAGACTGTGACTGCACGCAAAGCACCTCTGAAAACTCAGAGAATGCGGAAGAATACGAGAAAGACTGTGACTGCACGCAAAGCACCTCTGAAAACTCAGAGGATAAGGAAAAACACGAGAAAGACTGTGACTGCACGCAAAGCACCTCTGAAAACTCAGAGGATAAGGAAAAACACGAGAAAGACTGTGACTGCACGCAAAGCACCTCTGAAAACTCAGAGGATAaggaaaaatacagattttcacTGGAAATCTGTTTGGAAAAGCTGGTGGAGCAGATTGTAAAAAAATTAGGCATAGTCATCAGTCCGGAAAGGGTTTTAGCCATTTACAACAGGCTTACCAACAAAATTTGGGCTGAAATACGGGATGACATTGATAAAATCCCCTTAAAGAAGTTTAACAACTTCCACAAGGTCATGTACAAAGCCCTGTGTAAAAAGTGGAAAGATCCAGAATTAATTCTGCAAATCATGGAATTAAATTACCCAACATTCGACGATAAAATTGTTAACATTTTCATGGAGGAGGCAGCCAAACTATCGAAGAAACCAGGTTGCATACGtcgttttttctcatttataggCCGACTTTTTTGTTGCACCAGGAGACAAAATAAGGCTGATGTAATGTAG